One genomic region from Streptomyces sp. NBC_01431 encodes:
- a CDS encoding protein kinase family protein translates to MSRDARLAAHGAVSTSLALRSDHGLREFVDAGAPLGSGIGGKTVLLEVEGSQVFVKQVRLTDLERRPEHVHSTANLFGLPTFCHYGIGTIGAPGFGAWRELAAHTMTTNWVIAGDHEGFPLMYHWRVLPDSGQPLPEELADVDRAVAYWGGGPAVRRRIEALQQSTASLVLFLEYIPQNLHGWLGVQMGAGDEAVERACAMVDDELKAGIAFMNDRGLLHFDAHFENILTDGHRLFFTDYGLAVSSRFDLTRDEAVFFDQHRTYDQCYAVTHLVNWLAVALYGYTPEERKAFVNTCAQGMPPQGVPASIASLLVRYAPVAAVMGNFYREFQQESRAAPHPLATICRMERST, encoded by the coding sequence ATGTCCCGCGATGCTCGTCTGGCCGCCCACGGCGCCGTTTCCACCTCGCTGGCGCTGCGCAGTGACCACGGTCTGCGCGAGTTCGTCGACGCCGGCGCACCGCTGGGGTCAGGCATCGGCGGGAAGACGGTTCTGCTGGAGGTCGAGGGAAGCCAGGTCTTCGTCAAGCAGGTACGGCTGACCGATCTGGAGCGACGGCCGGAGCATGTCCACTCCACCGCGAATCTGTTCGGACTCCCGACCTTCTGCCACTACGGCATCGGTACCATCGGCGCCCCGGGGTTCGGGGCCTGGCGGGAGCTGGCCGCACACACCATGACGACGAACTGGGTGATCGCCGGAGACCACGAGGGCTTTCCCCTGATGTACCACTGGCGGGTGCTCCCCGACTCTGGCCAGCCGCTTCCCGAGGAACTAGCCGATGTGGACCGAGCTGTCGCCTACTGGGGAGGCGGACCAGCGGTACGCCGACGGATCGAAGCCCTCCAGCAGTCCACGGCAAGCCTCGTGCTGTTCCTGGAGTACATCCCGCAGAACCTGCACGGCTGGCTGGGCGTCCAGATGGGGGCTGGCGACGAGGCGGTCGAGCGGGCCTGCGCCATGGTCGATGACGAGCTGAAAGCCGGAATCGCGTTCATGAACGACCGCGGGCTTCTGCACTTCGATGCCCACTTCGAGAACATCCTCACCGACGGCCACCGGCTCTTCTTCACCGACTACGGCCTCGCGGTCTCCTCACGCTTCGACCTCACACGGGACGAGGCCGTCTTCTTCGACCAGCACCGCACCTACGACCAGTGCTACGCCGTCACCCACCTGGTGAACTGGCTGGCCGTCGCTCTCTACGGGTACACACCGGAAGAACGCAAGGCGTTTGTGAATACGTGCGCCCAAGGGATGCCCCCGCAGGGGGTTCCCGCGTCGATCGCGTCGCTCCTTGTCCGTTACGCACCGGTCGCCGCGGTGATGGGGAACTTCTATCGCGAGTTTCAGCAGGAGAGCCGAGCAGCTCCCCATCCGCTGGCAACGATCTGTCGGATGGAGCGAAGTACGTGA